The following proteins are encoded in a genomic region of Rhizobium sp. ZPR4:
- the tagF gene encoding type VI secretion system-associated protein TagF, translating to MNEPLARTQSPMQADAIGFFGKLPTHGDFVSSALGSRLQSELDQWVHNGLVALEAALGSDWRRLFHATTAWRFVVGKGVWAPSAVAGVLLPSRDRVGRSFPLIIAAQLQRFSGQLRDLCEDDSWFTAAEALAETSDKADFEMQRFVEGIKRLRPPFIDKQSTTAQLATIGNTPAPASLWWRINPGTRHGKGFRTVTAPTAQDFVRLVTADVHKAAETAEPPVHPVVASTPIEAPQTPKAESLEFAIAHSHASHAGTRLSMNADALLVSAAPHIYAIADGVGDGIGAIEASRITTGILASIPRREALQLLVQDIKSKLSHAHAILRAKGATAEREPPVASVVTATLLDGEFAAIWAGDARCYLLRDGMMRLLTHDHIDIGLRRTLGRALGLKDQFVSEVVGDQLQSGDRLLLASGPLSRTLTDRIIAEILIETPLEQAAEALIQEALIANCRENVSAIVIGAT from the coding sequence ATGAACGAACCGCTCGCCCGCACTCAATCGCCGATGCAAGCCGATGCGATCGGCTTTTTTGGAAAGTTGCCGACGCACGGAGATTTCGTTTCCTCCGCGCTCGGCTCACGCCTGCAGAGCGAACTTGATCAATGGGTTCACAATGGCCTGGTCGCACTTGAAGCAGCATTAGGGTCGGATTGGCGCCGGCTGTTTCATGCGACGACCGCCTGGCGCTTCGTCGTCGGCAAGGGTGTCTGGGCGCCATCTGCTGTTGCAGGCGTCCTTTTGCCGAGCCGCGACCGCGTCGGTCGAAGTTTCCCTCTGATTATCGCCGCTCAATTGCAGCGCTTTTCCGGACAGCTGCGTGACCTGTGCGAAGACGACAGCTGGTTTACCGCAGCCGAAGCCTTGGCGGAGACCTCCGACAAAGCCGACTTCGAGATGCAACGTTTCGTCGAGGGCATCAAGCGGCTTCGCCCGCCATTCATCGACAAGCAATCGACGACGGCACAGCTCGCGACCATAGGCAATACCCCGGCGCCTGCGTCTCTATGGTGGCGCATCAATCCCGGTACCCGCCACGGCAAGGGATTTCGTACCGTAACTGCCCCTACGGCACAGGATTTCGTCAGGCTTGTCACGGCGGACGTTCACAAGGCGGCTGAGACTGCGGAACCGCCGGTGCACCCGGTTGTTGCCTCCACTCCGATCGAGGCGCCGCAAACGCCGAAGGCGGAATCGCTGGAATTTGCGATAGCACACAGCCATGCCAGCCACGCCGGAACACGTCTATCAATGAATGCCGATGCACTCCTTGTAAGTGCAGCACCGCATATCTACGCTATTGCAGACGGCGTCGGCGATGGCATTGGTGCCATCGAAGCTTCACGGATCACAACGGGAATCCTCGCCAGCATTCCGCGGCGTGAAGCGCTGCAGCTTCTGGTACAGGATATCAAGAGCAAGCTCAGCCATGCCCATGCTATCCTGCGCGCCAAGGGTGCCACCGCCGAACGCGAGCCTCCCGTCGCCAGCGTCGTGACCGCAACACTGCTCGATGGCGAATTTGCCGCAATATGGGCCGGAGATGCGCGCTGCTATCTCCTGCGCGACGGGATGATGCGGCTGTTGACCCACGACCATATCGATATCGGGCTGCGGCGAACACTCGGCCGAGCCCTGGGACTAAAGGATCAATTCGTCTCGGAAGTCGTTGGCGACCAGCTTCAGTCGGGCGACCGGCTGCTGCTTGCAAGCGGTCCGCTTTCCCGTACGCTTACCGATCGCATTATCGCCGAGATCCTGATCGAAACGCCGCTGGAACAAGCAGCCGAAGCGCTGATCCAGGAAGCGCTCATCGCCAATTGCCGTGAGAATGTCAGCGCGATCGTCATCGGCGCGACATGA
- a CDS encoding protein kinase: MKRIAASFAELQHLLTHDGEVERPKGMRDLLIDRLRDALDRRLPSLPDGEPAFIGNTFLVEAVIHRNERTEISRLRHRDLGTLHAMKTVRADRSSEATAKALLLREASIGMMLHSSDLVAAQCAIRLPDGRPALIMEWIGPSLSQRLAEGSLSPADVSAAAKSMLVGLSAIHHAGYVHGDISPANLLLSDGDFNKLKIADFGTAVKCGTRYSDLDIARAVTPGFTAPEVAEPEVSGDVAMQFSADLFSAGRVMNLLLEHCDETEQSIAAIKAAARHLADPAPSRRPPNAMAALALIETV; this comes from the coding sequence ATGAAGAGAATTGCGGCCAGCTTTGCCGAGCTGCAGCATCTTTTAACCCATGATGGCGAAGTCGAGCGGCCGAAGGGGATGCGCGATCTTCTGATCGATCGATTGCGCGATGCATTGGACCGGCGCCTGCCTTCCCTGCCGGATGGTGAGCCGGCTTTCATCGGCAACACCTTTCTCGTCGAGGCGGTCATACACCGCAATGAACGGACAGAAATCAGCCGATTGCGCCATCGCGATCTCGGCACGCTTCATGCCATGAAAACCGTCCGGGCGGATCGCTCAAGCGAGGCGACGGCCAAAGCCCTGCTGCTGCGTGAGGCAAGCATTGGCATGATGCTTCACAGCAGTGACCTTGTCGCGGCCCAATGCGCGATCCGCCTGCCCGATGGCCGTCCGGCGCTCATCATGGAATGGATCGGGCCGTCCTTGTCGCAACGATTGGCGGAAGGCTCTCTTTCACCCGCGGATGTCAGCGCAGCGGCGAAATCCATGCTCGTCGGACTGAGCGCGATCCACCATGCCGGTTATGTCCACGGAGATATTTCTCCGGCTAATCTTCTACTTTCGGATGGCGACTTCAATAAGCTCAAAATCGCCGATTTCGGTACGGCGGTAAAATGTGGAACCCGATACAGCGATCTCGATATCGCCAGGGCGGTGACGCCGGGCTTCACTGCGCCAGAGGTTGCAGAGCCTGAGGTTTCAGGCGACGTCGCCATGCAGTTCAGCGCCGACCTCTTTTCGGCCGGACGCGTCATGAACCTGCTTCTGGAACATTGCGACGAGACCGAGCAATCGATCGCCGCGATCAAGGCTGCCGCCCGGCATCTGGCGGACCCCGCTCCTTCCCGGAGGCCGCCAAACGCAATGGCGGCCCTTGCCCTGATAGAGACAGTCTAG